Proteins co-encoded in one Neofelis nebulosa isolate mNeoNeb1 chromosome 2, mNeoNeb1.pri, whole genome shotgun sequence genomic window:
- the LOC131493049 gene encoding large ribosomal subunit protein eL38-like: MPHKTDEIKDLLLKARRSDANTVKVKKNKDNVKSKVRCSRYFHILVITAKERAVKLKQPLPPRLAIKELK; encoded by the coding sequence ATGCCTCACAAAACTGACGAAATCAAGGATCTTCTGCTCAAAGCCAGAAGAAGCGATGCCAACACTGTCAAGGTcaagaaaaataaggataatgtGAAGTCTAAAGTTCGATGCAGCAGATACTTTCATATCTTGGTCATCACAGCCAAAGAAAGGGCAGTGAAACTGAAGCAGCCTCTGCCCCCCAGGTTGGCAATAAAGGAGCTAAAATGA